In a single window of the Nodularia spumigena CCY9414 genome:
- a CDS encoding GAF domain-containing protein: MNAKSNNDEAVRLEVLRQYQILDTEPEEVYDNLAQLAAFICGTPIALVNFIDENRQWFKAKLGLDVPEMPRNVGLSYLCQEKRDVVIVPDALADAKLATNPVVTDYPYVRFYAGVPLITPKGYMLGTLCVIDKVPRQLSQQQVDALVALSRLVINQLELRRNVSEVSRISEEFITHEQAAKTQITNILESITDAFFALDQDWRFTYINSQPERLLQKSKNDLLGKNIWEVFPALVETKFYHEYHRAIAQQVSVEFEEFYPPLKGWFSVHAYPSRDGLSVYFQDITEKQQTAVALRQSEERWQLALQGNNDGIWDWNVKTNEVFFSTRWKEMLGYEDQEIANHLDEWEKLVHPDDLNYVLQALENHFTKKTPFYVTEHRLLCKDGSYKWILDRGQALWDKTGDVVRMLGSHTDIAERKQAEEELKRQNLRSQLFAEITLKIRESLEIEEILQTTVKEVQKLLEADRVVMFQVWADGSGTVVQEAVLPGWPVVLGQDILDPCFQEQGYVEQYRLGRVAAIVDVEQADIKDCYGEFLQSLGVKANLVVPIMVRENLWGLLIAHQCATPRQWNSFELDLLQQIANQIGIALAQAKLLEQETRHTQELARSNAELEQFAYVASHDLQEPLRMVTSYLQLLERKYKHQLDANAEQFITYAVDGARRMQSLINDLLDYSRVTSRGQPIVEVDFNMIFERAIANLKFTIEESSAIITHDLLPIVMADPTQLTQVLQNLIGNAIKFRGESPLKIHLGAVKAEQTQEQLPIPHSPLPTPPNEWLFSVSDNGIGIESQYAERIFVIFQRLHGRSKYPGTGIGLAICKKIIERHGGRIWVESKPGQGSTFYFTIPEKVGKQS; the protein is encoded by the coding sequence ATGAATGCTAAATCGAATAATGATGAAGCGGTGAGGCTGGAAGTTCTCCGCCAGTATCAAATTTTGGATACGGAACCGGAAGAAGTTTATGATAATTTAGCTCAATTAGCTGCTTTTATCTGTGGTACACCCATAGCTTTAGTCAATTTTATCGATGAAAATCGTCAGTGGTTTAAAGCAAAACTCGGTTTGGATGTGCCGGAAATGCCCCGTAATGTCGGGTTATCTTACCTTTGCCAAGAAAAACGGGATGTTGTCATAGTACCCGATGCTTTAGCTGATGCGAAGTTAGCAACAAATCCGGTGGTGACTGATTATCCCTATGTGAGGTTTTATGCTGGTGTCCCTTTGATTACTCCGAAGGGTTATATGTTGGGAACTCTGTGTGTAATTGACAAAGTACCACGGCAACTGAGCCAACAACAAGTAGACGCGCTGGTGGCTTTGAGTCGCTTGGTAATTAACCAACTAGAACTCAGACGTAATGTATCGGAAGTCTCTCGCATTAGTGAGGAATTTATCACTCATGAGCAAGCTGCTAAAACCCAGATTACAAATATACTCGAAAGTATCACTGATGCTTTTTTTGCGTTAGATCAAGATTGGCGATTTACATATATTAATAGTCAACCAGAACGACTGTTGCAGAAAAGCAAAAATGATTTATTGGGTAAAAATATCTGGGAAGTTTTCCCAGCACTGGTAGAGACAAAATTTTATCATGAGTATCACAGAGCGATCGCTCAACAAGTTAGTGTGGAATTTGAAGAATTCTATCCACCCCTCAAAGGTTGGTTTAGCGTTCACGCCTATCCCTCGCGTGATGGTTTGTCTGTGTATTTCCAAGATATTACCGAAAAGCAGCAAACAGCCGTAGCCCTGCGACAAAGTGAAGAACGTTGGCAATTAGCCTTACAGGGTAATAATGATGGTATTTGGGATTGGAATGTCAAAACCAATGAGGTGTTTTTCTCCACTCGCTGGAAGGAAATGCTGGGATATGAAGACCAGGAAATTGCTAATCATTTGGATGAATGGGAAAAACTAGTCCATCCTGATGATTTAAATTATGTCCTGCAAGCCTTGGAAAATCACTTTACCAAGAAAACACCTTTCTATGTTACCGAACATCGACTTTTATGTAAAGATGGTAGTTATAAATGGATTCTAGATCGCGGACAGGCTCTTTGGGATAAAACTGGTGATGTGGTGCGGATGCTAGGTTCCCATACTGATATTGCTGAACGCAAACAAGCTGAAGAGGAATTAAAACGTCAGAATTTGCGCTCGCAACTTTTCGCAGAAATCACCCTCAAAATTCGCGAAAGTCTCGAAATAGAGGAAATTCTCCAAACTACGGTCAAAGAAGTCCAAAAACTTCTGGAAGCTGACCGAGTTGTGATGTTTCAAGTTTGGGCTGATGGTTCGGGAACGGTGGTACAAGAAGCTGTACTACCTGGTTGGCCTGTGGTTTTAGGACAAGACATTCTCGACCCCTGTTTTCAAGAACAAGGCTATGTGGAACAATATCGTCTAGGCAGAGTCGCTGCAATTGTAGACGTTGAACAAGCTGATATTAAAGACTGCTATGGGGAATTTCTGCAAAGTTTAGGTGTAAAAGCTAACCTTGTAGTCCCGATTATGGTCAGGGAAAATCTTTGGGGTTTGTTGATTGCTCATCAATGTGCTACACCTCGCCAGTGGAACAGCTTTGAGTTAGATTTGTTACAACAGATAGCTAACCAGATTGGAATTGCTTTGGCTCAAGCAAAGTTATTAGAACAAGAAACCCGCCATACTCAGGAATTGGCTCGCTCTAATGCTGAATTAGAACAGTTTGCTTATGTCGCATCCCATGATTTGCAGGAACCGTTGCGGATGGTGACAAGTTATTTACAACTGTTAGAACGCAAATATAAACATCAATTAGATGCTAATGCGGAACAGTTTATCACCTACGCTGTCGATGGGGCGCGGCGGATGCAGAGTCTGATTAATGATTTGTTGGATTATTCCCGTGTTACCAGCCGAGGACAGCCCATTGTCGAAGTTGATTTTAACATGATTTTTGAGCGGGCGATCGCCAATCTCAAATTTACCATAGAAGAGAGTAGCGCAATCATTACCCATGACCTGTTACCTATAGTCATGGCTGATCCTACTCAACTCACCCAAGTGTTACAAAACTTAATTGGTAACGCCATCAAATTCCGGGGAGAATCACCACTAAAAATTCACCTGGGAGCAGTGAAAGCAGAACAAACACAAGAACAACTCCCCATTCCCCATTCCCCACTCCCCACTCCCCCAAATGAATGGCTATTCTCCGTGAGTGATAATGGAATTGGTATAGAATCCCAATATGCTGAACGTATTTTTGTGATATTTCAACGCTTACACGGTAGAAGTAAATACCCAGGGACTGGAATTGGGTTGGCAATTTGTAAAAAGATTATAGAACGCCACGGCGGCAGGATCTGGGTTGAGTCGAAACCGGGTCAAGGCTCGACTTTTTACTTCACAATTCCAGAAAAGGTTGGTAAACAATCGTGA
- a CDS encoding response regulator — protein MAGNSIKVLLVEDNPGDVFLLQELLQEVTTAKVELQPAEQLCEALECIARDSFDVILLDLSLPDSQGLDTFISTARQTKATPIIVLTGLNDETLALRAMQSGAQDYLVKGQVTGDLLVRSMRYAIERQRSENALRQSEERFRVALKNSPIFVFNQDINLSYTWVYNPMSGWTSQDMLGKHDCDLIPDKDAQGLTAIKHSVLTNGIGIREEVSITTPLGTRYYDLTVEPLRNESQEIVGITCAGIDISERKLSEAKIREQAALLDITTDAICVCDLENQIQFWNKGAETLYGWQVQEAVGRNFGDILDNEAAQENHEALLSVMTKGKWEGELTQITKTGKEILVASRWSLVRDAQGRPKSILIVDTDITEKKRLESQLFRTQRLESIGTLASGIAHDLNNILTPILAGAQLLPLKFPDADERTKRLLEILEINAKRGADLVKQVLSFARGVEGKRITLQIRHLIVEIAKILKETFPKSIEIHTNIPNELWLVSGDSTQLHQVVMNLCVNARDAMPHRGILSISAENFVVDENYARMNLEAEAGLYVVITVTDTGVGIPQETLDRIFEPFFTTKPVGQGTGLGLSTVIGIVKSHGGFINVYSEVGNGTSFKVYLPAVGGTETLAVEDVAIPTGHGELILIVDDEPSIQDVTRNSLESHQYQTLIASDGIEAIALYAKYADKISAVLMDMMLPSLDGVTAIRTLQKINPQVKIIATSGLMSKTKLGEVMDTGTQTFLPKPYTVNELLLSLQQILK, from the coding sequence ATGGCAGGAAATTCTATTAAAGTCTTGTTAGTCGAAGATAACCCTGGTGATGTTTTTTTACTACAAGAGTTATTACAGGAAGTAACTACAGCTAAAGTGGAGTTGCAACCAGCCGAGCAGCTCTGTGAAGCATTAGAATGTATAGCGAGAGATAGCTTTGATGTCATATTGTTAGACCTTTCGTTACCTGATAGCCAAGGACTAGACACCTTTATCAGTACGGCTCGTCAGACTAAAGCTACTCCAATTATTGTGTTAACGGGTTTAAATGATGAAACCCTCGCACTACGAGCGATGCAGTCAGGCGCACAAGATTATTTAGTCAAGGGTCAAGTGACTGGCGATTTGCTGGTACGTTCTATGCGTTATGCTATTGAGCGTCAACGTTCCGAAAATGCCCTGCGCCAAAGTGAAGAACGCTTTCGGGTGGCTTTAAAAAATTCCCCAATCTTTGTTTTCAACCAAGATATAAATTTATCTTACACCTGGGTTTATAATCCCATGTCTGGATGGACAAGTCAGGATATGTTGGGTAAACATGACTGTGATTTGATTCCAGACAAAGATGCTCAAGGTTTGACGGCGATTAAACATAGTGTACTGACTAACGGCATCGGGATACGAGAGGAAGTATCAATCACTACGCCCCTGGGGACTCGATATTACGACTTGACTGTGGAACCATTACGGAATGAATCGCAAGAAATTGTCGGTATAACTTGTGCTGGTATTGATATCAGCGAACGCAAGCTTTCAGAAGCCAAAATTCGTGAACAAGCGGCTTTACTAGATATCACCACTGATGCAATTTGTGTGTGTGATTTAGAAAATCAGATTCAGTTTTGGAACAAAGGTGCAGAAACTCTCTATGGTTGGCAAGTTCAAGAGGCTGTAGGCAGAAATTTTGGTGATATTTTGGATAATGAAGCCGCGCAAGAAAACCACGAGGCTTTATTGTCTGTCATGACTAAAGGTAAGTGGGAAGGCGAGTTAACTCAAATCACTAAAACTGGTAAAGAAATTCTGGTAGCGAGTCGTTGGAGTTTGGTACGCGACGCACAGGGAAGGCCTAAGTCAATTCTGATTGTAGATACAGATATTACAGAGAAGAAGCGTTTAGAATCACAATTATTTCGCACCCAACGTCTGGAAAGTATCGGTACACTGGCTAGTGGTATTGCTCACGATTTGAATAATATTTTAACACCAATTTTGGCAGGAGCGCAATTACTACCGCTTAAATTCCCCGATGCTGATGAACGGACTAAACGGTTGTTGGAAATTTTGGAAATCAACGCCAAAAGAGGAGCAGATTTAGTTAAGCAGGTGCTATCCTTTGCTAGAGGTGTAGAAGGAAAGCGGATTACTTTGCAGATTAGGCATTTGATTGTGGAAATTGCCAAAATTCTCAAAGAAACATTTCCCAAATCTATCGAAATTCATACCAATATCCCTAATGAGTTGTGGCTGGTTTCTGGAGATAGTACCCAACTCCATCAGGTAGTAATGAATTTGTGTGTCAATGCCCGCGATGCTATGCCTCATCGGGGTATTTTAAGTATATCTGCTGAGAATTTTGTGGTTGATGAAAATTATGCGCGGATGAATTTGGAAGCAGAAGCCGGATTATATGTGGTAATTACGGTTACTGATACTGGAGTTGGTATACCGCAAGAAACTTTAGATAGAATTTTTGAGCCATTTTTTACTACTAAACCAGTGGGACAAGGTACAGGTTTAGGACTTTCTACTGTGATTGGAATTGTTAAAAGCCACGGTGGTTTTATCAATGTCTATAGTGAGGTAGGTAATGGTACTAGCTTTAAGGTGTATTTACCAGCTGTGGGGGGAACGGAAACCCTCGCTGTTGAAGATGTAGCAATACCCACAGGACATGGGGAATTAATTCTGATTGTGGATGATGAACCTTCGATACAGGATGTCACCAGAAATTCGCTCGAAAGTCACCAATATCAGACGTTAATTGCTAGTGACGGCATTGAGGCGATCGCACTATATGCTAAATATGCAGACAAAATTAGTGCTGTCCTCATGGATATGATGTTACCTTCCTTAGATGGAGTCACAGCTATTCGGACTTTGCAAAAAATCAACCCCCAAGTGAAAATTATTGCTACCAGTGGTCTGATGTCCAAAACTAAATTAGGAGAAGTTATGGACACTGGTACACAGACATTTTTGCCAAAACCTTACACTGTCAATGAATTATTACTGTCTTTACAGCAAATACTTAAGTAG
- a CDS encoding XisH family protein gives MPAKDIFHDAVRIGLEKEGWVITDDPLRIEVGDVEMYIDLGAEQVLAAEREGEKIAVEIKSFIGTSNISQFHQAIGQFFNYHLALEEQQPERVLYLAVPSGIYYSFFQLQFIKTVVERSQLKIMIYDPVQEVIVAWKN, from the coding sequence ATGCCAGCTAAAGATATTTTTCATGATGCTGTTAGGATAGGGTTAGAAAAAGAAGGTTGGGTGATTACAGATGATCCTTTAAGAATAGAAGTTGGTGATGTGGAAATGTATATTGATCTCGGTGCGGAGCAAGTTTTAGCTGCTGAAAGAGAAGGAGAAAAAATAGCGGTGGAAATTAAGAGTTTTATTGGTACATCTAATATTTCTCAATTTCATCAAGCCATTGGACAATTTTTTAATTATCATTTGGCATTAGAAGAACAACAACCAGAACGAGTTTTATATTTAGCTGTTCCTTCAGGAATTTATTACTCTTTCTTTCAATTGCAGTTTATTAAAACAGTTGTTGAGCGTTCCCAACTTAAAATCATGATTTATGATCCAGTTCAGGAGGTAATTGTAGCATGGAAAAACTAG
- a CDS encoding XisI protein: MEKLEQYRNYVKQVITEYAQLGSAKDEIEQQLIFDTFGDHYQLMYVGWKNRKRQHGCVLHLDIKDQKIWIQHDGTEIGIADELVKLGVPKSDIVLAFHEPLVRQYTGFAVG; the protein is encoded by the coding sequence ATGGAAAAACTAGAACAATATCGCAATTATGTCAAACAAGTGATCACAGAATATGCTCAATTAGGTTCAGCTAAAGATGAAATTGAACAACAATTGATTTTTGATACTTTTGGTGATCATTATCAATTGATGTATGTGGGTTGGAAAAATAGAAAACGGCAGCATGGTTGTGTTTTGCATTTGGATATTAAAGATCAGAAAATTTGGATACAACATGATGGAACTGAGATTGGCATAGCAGATGAGTTAGTTAAGTTAGGAGTGCCAAAATCAGATATTGTTTTAGCATTTCATGAACCTTTGGTGAGACAATATACAGGTTTTGCTGTTGGTTGA
- a CDS encoding response regulator yields the protein MNNTTAIMPIEVLLVEDNPGDAELTRIALEDSKISVNLNVVEDGVEAMAFLQKQGNYANAPHPDIVLLDLNLPKKDGREVLAEIKADKKLRRIPVVVLTTSQSEEDILKAYNLSANCFITKPVDFDQFVKIVQSIENFWFAIVKLPPE from the coding sequence GTGAATAATACCACAGCGATTATGCCCATTGAGGTTTTGTTAGTAGAAGACAATCCCGGCGATGCTGAACTAACCAGAATCGCCCTCGAAGATAGCAAAATCTCAGTTAACCTGAATGTGGTGGAAGATGGCGTAGAAGCAATGGCATTCTTGCAAAAACAGGGAAACTATGCTAATGCACCTCATCCAGATATTGTCCTGCTTGATTTAAACTTACCCAAAAAAGACGGGCGGGAAGTCCTCGCAGAAATCAAAGCTGATAAAAAACTCAGGCGGATTCCTGTCGTTGTTTTGACAACTTCTCAATCTGAGGAAGATATTCTCAAAGCTTATAACCTCTCGGCTAATTGTTTTATCACTAAGCCGGTTGACTTTGATCAATTCGTTAAAATTGTACAATCTATAGAAAATTTCTGGTTTGCAATTGTCAAACTGCCACCGGAGTGA
- a CDS encoding S8 family serine peptidase, with amino-acid sequence MWKLTQGDSQICVAVLDGLVDQSDSCFNAANLTRVQTLVQGEATSESMSNHGTHVASIIFGQPESPVEGIAPRCRGLIVPIFSDNNRKSSQLDLSRAIEQAVNAGAHIINISAGQLTDNGEAEGWLDKAVQLCKDNNVLIVSAAGNDGCQCLHVPASLPTVLAVGAMDDQGKPIDFSNWGEIYQNQGILAPGSNILGAEPGGGTQKLSGTSFATPIVSAVAALLLSLQIQRGEKPDPAKVRTALLETAPSWSYLVLVI; translated from the coding sequence ATATGGAAGTTAACACAGGGTGATTCACAAATATGTGTAGCGGTACTGGATGGATTAGTTGATCAATCCGATTCCTGCTTTAATGCAGCCAATTTAACTAGGGTGCAAACTCTTGTACAGGGAGAAGCTACCAGTGAAAGTATGTCCAATCACGGTACTCATGTAGCCAGTATTATATTTGGTCAACCGGAATCACCCGTTGAAGGAATTGCCCCCCGGTGTCGGGGTTTAATCGTGCCTATTTTTAGTGATAATAATAGGAAATCTTCTCAATTAGATTTATCTCGCGCCATTGAACAAGCGGTTAATGCCGGGGCGCATATTATCAACATCAGCGCCGGACAACTCACCGATAATGGTGAAGCTGAAGGTTGGTTAGATAAGGCTGTGCAACTATGCAAAGACAACAATGTTTTAATTGTGTCTGCTGCGGGTAACGATGGTTGCCAATGTTTGCACGTCCCCGCATCCTTACCCACTGTATTAGCAGTAGGGGCGATGGATGACCAAGGTAAACCCATAGACTTTAGCAACTGGGGGGAAATTTACCAAAATCAAGGCATCCTAGCACCAGGGTCAAACATCTTAGGTGCAGAACCGGGAGGAGGGACACAAAAACTCAGTGGTACTAGCTTTGCTACCCCCATTGTTTCAGCAGTGGCTGCTTTACTGCTAAGTCTGCAAATTCAACGCGGTGAAAAACCCGACCCTGCTAAGGTCAGAACCGCTTTATTAGAAACTGCTCCGTCGTGGTCGTATTTGGTGTTAGTTATTTAA
- a CDS encoding Uma2 family endonuclease, protein MSPILTIPPLENGDKLTRHEFERRYHAMPNLKKAELIEGVVYVASPVRAKQHGKPHARIMTWLGTYEAATPGLEALDNTTVLLDTDNEPQPDALLRIEIGGQSRINKDDYVEGAPELIVEIAASSASYDLHEKLKVYRRNQVQEYLIWRVYDHQFDWFRLQQGEYIQLQPNADNIICSQIFPGLWLDKTALLGGDLGKVLTIVQQGLASPEHEDFISRLSS, encoded by the coding sequence ATGTCTCCCATCTTAACTATTCCTCCCCTAGAAAACGGCGACAAATTAACCCGTCATGAATTTGAACGGCGTTATCATGCCATGCCGAATTTGAAAAAAGCCGAATTAATTGAAGGAGTAGTTTACGTGGCATCACCCGTTAGAGCAAAACAACATGGTAAACCCCATGCTCGCATTATGACTTGGTTAGGAACTTATGAAGCAGCTACCCCAGGACTGGAAGCACTGGATAATACTACCGTCCTTCTTGATACAGATAACGAACCACAACCGGATGCTTTATTAAGAATTGAAATAGGAGGACAATCAAGAATAAATAAAGATGATTATGTAGAAGGTGCGCCAGAATTAATAGTAGAAATTGCTGCTTCTAGTGCTTCCTATGATTTACATGAAAAACTCAAAGTTTATCGTCGTAATCAAGTCCAAGAATATTTAATATGGCGAGTTTATGACCATCAATTTGATTGGTTTAGGCTACAACAAGGGGAGTATATTCAACTTCAACCCAATGCAGATAATATAATTTGTTCCCAAATATTCCCCGGTTTATGGTTAGATAAAACAGCATTATTAGGAGGAGATTTAGGAAAAGTGTTAACCATTGTCCAGCAGGGTTTAGCAAGTCCAGAACATGAGGATTTTATTAGTAGATTATCTAGTTAG